A genomic segment from Phragmites australis chromosome 6, lpPhrAust1.1, whole genome shotgun sequence encodes:
- the LOC133920626 gene encoding uncharacterized protein LOC133920626, with translation MDQLVQNNQSGGGHYVMEECYQQVDLDQAVDLPEVDGKFLTKLLEDDTPPFDPLDGDDVDGLSRVIRSLEVEIGGTTDGAAAMVDSGSRPESSSEDGGRLENMLPDLEGYEGEMLGYWSEVPLAVHDVENWYVYMEGCEGTAVGYEQARDHQYYYAEGCVEQVYSPLWE, from the coding sequence ATGGATCAGCTGGTGCAGAACAACCAGAGTGGGGGTGGTCACTATGTCATGGAAGAGTGCTACCAGCAGGTCGACCTCGATCAAGCCGTGGACCTGCCGGAGGTCGACGGGAAGTTCTTGACGAAGTTGCTGGAGGACGACACACCACCCTTCGACCCGCTAGACGGTGACGACGTTGATGGGCTGAGTCGCGTTATCCGGTCACTTGAGGTCGAGATCGGTGGCACCACTGAtggggcggcggccatggttGACAGCGGGAGCAGGCCCGAATCATCGAGCGAGGATGGTGGTAGGCTCGAGAACATGTTGCCGGACCTTGAAGGGTACGAAGGTGAGATGCTTGGGTACTGGTCCGAGGTGCCGTTGGCGGTGCATGATGTGGAGAATTGGTATGTGTACATGGAAGGGTGTGAGGGTACCGCTGTAGGATACGAGCAGGCGAGAGATCATCAGTATTATTATGCAGAGGGTTGTGTTGAGCAAGTGTATAGCCCCTTGTGGGAATGA